A region from the Vicia villosa cultivar HV-30 ecotype Madison, WI linkage group LG3, Vvil1.0, whole genome shotgun sequence genome encodes:
- the LOC131593567 gene encoding U11/U12 small nuclear ribonucleoprotein 31 kDa protein-like, with protein sequence MSSKKKHKQKHSDSDEDDDVFFYRYCASSSTPNGTTTAATISSNQTQSKPNNKRSLIGETGEPLAPSKSTLYVSNLDYSLTNSDLHTLFSTFGRIARVTVLKDRHTRLSRGVAFVQFVSRHDAQRAVTEMNKKILNGRTLTASIAADNGRAPEFIRKRVYNTETETALCYECGGHGHLSYECPKNQLGPRPRPQPKKPRRGFGGVRDRDREEEGDDEEEEGGRIDAEQFEDNWASVVDDEAGERLLGRNGNDGEGLDNKKTRKKGKKAGYFSDESDHDDDD encoded by the coding sequence ATGTCAAGCAAGAAGAAACACAAACAGAAACACAGCGACAGCGACGAAGACGACGACGTTTTCTTCTATCGCTATTGCGCTTCATCATCAACCCCCAACGGCACCACCACCGCCGCCACCATATCCAGTAACCAAACCCAATCAAAACCGAACAACAAACGATCGTTAATAGGAGAAACAGGAGAACCCTTAGCACCGTCAAAATCAACGCTATACGTTTCAAATCTAGATTACTCCCTAACAAACTCCGATCTCCACACGCTCTTCTCCACTTTCGGCCGAATAGCGCGTGTGACGGTTCTCAAAGATCGTCACACGCGCCTCAGCCGTGGAGTCGCGTTTGTGCAATTCGTTTCTCGTCATGACGCGCAACGTGCCGTGACGGAGATGAATAAGAAGATTCTTAATGGAAGGACTCTGACTGCTTCTATTGCTGCTGATAATGGACGTGCTCCGGAGTTTATTAGGAAGCGCGTGTATAATACTGAGACTGAGACTGCTTTGTGTTATGAGTGTGGGGGGCATGGTCATTTGTCGTATGAGTGTCCTAAGAATCAGTTGGGGCCGAGGCCGCGGCCTCAACCTAAGAAGCCGCGGCGGGGATTTGGTGGGGTGAGGGATAGGGATAGGGAGGAGGAGGGTGATGATGAGGAGGAAGAGGGTGGTCGGATTGATGCGGAGCAGTTTGAGGATAATTGGGCTTCGGTTGTGGATGATGAAGCGGGGGAGAGATTGCTGGGGAGAAACGGTAATGATGGCGAGGGTTTGGACAACAAGAAGACTaggaagaaaggaaagaaagctGGGTATTTTAGTGATGAGAGtgatcatgatgatgatgattga